Below is a genomic region from Bacteroidia bacterium.
TTTCGAGTTTATATTTCGACACAATGTCATCGAAATTGCTGAAATAATAATCAATTTCATCCACCAGGGCCTGAGGTTCCAGCTTTTCCGCTATTTTTGTAAAATTCTTGACATCAATAAAAAGCAGCGTTACATTTATGTAGAGCCGGGCCTTAATACTCCCATGCTGTTTAAGCTCTTCTGCAACGACTGAGGGCATTATATTAAGCAAAAGGTCGTCTGACTTCTTTTTTTCGATCTCCAGATTAAACTTCTGTTTTTCGATTTCGCGGGTACGTTCTTTTACTTTATGCTCAAGATCAGCCGTAGTTTGTTTTTCAAGCCGCAGGGCCAGCCGCTGTGCTTCTTCTTTTTGGTTTTTTATAATTCGATATTTATCGCTTAAAGCAAAAGACAGGAGGATCACTTCCAGGGCTGCCCCTATTTCAACTCCGTGCGTCACGAGGTCGTTGCCAGGCAATAATCCAAAATTTCGTAGAATAACCAAAGTTGCTCCGGTAAGGTAAAAAGTCCAGGCCATAATAAAAAACCGGGCAGCGCTGTTCCCTCTCCTGTAGCTCACGATACTGCTGGAAAAAATCACTATCGCATTTACGCCCAGAACCACGGCTGCCATAGTTCCTACGTAATGATAGCGCATAAAAAATGTAGCAATAATTATAAATATTGAAGCTGCCATTATTACGGTATGCATATAATAAAGTGGCCTCGAATATTTCTTTAATTCAAGGAAGCTTCTGGAAAAAAGGGCCGAGCCAAAACCCAATACTCCCATTGAAATATTGACAATATAATTGCCTGCCCACATTGGATAATCTGATAACAGGTAGCGGTACACGTGGCCATTAATAGAAGAGAAAAACATTAAATTTCCTAAAATAGCGATGATATAAAAAAGATAGTTGCGATCTCCCAGGGACAGGAAAACAAAAAAATTATAAACCAGCATTACCAGCATCACCCCATAATAAAGCCCGAACAGCAGTTCCACCTGCACGTCAGATTCGTAGAGCGCTTTGAGGCTATAAATGCGCAGGGGAACCTGGTAGGAGCCCTCTGTTCGCACCCAGAGATAATATGGCGTAATGCCCGGTTTGGCATTGAGATCCATTACTACATACCGGTGCTGAAATTCACGACTATCCACCGGATAAAAATCACCCGCCTCGAGCATGTTCCAACCTCCCGTGGAGGAGGGCGAATAGAGCCGAATACTGTCGAGCACCGGATACTTAACCGTCAGCATCCACCGCTCCGAAGCGGGCGCAGTGTTATCTACATAGAACTTAATCCAGAAATTTGATTTGGTGTAGCCGAAGTTCAGGCGCTCCTGCGCAGACCGCGTAAAACTGCCCTCAAATTCCGCTGAAGTGATTTCCTCAATGCCAACAGAATTGTCAGTGTCTTCATAATAGTAGACGTATGGTCCCAGGTTATAGCTTTCTGATTCCTGCGATAAAGTCAGCACAGCCTCGTCCTGGCCGAGTACAACAAAAGGCAATGCAGTGATGAAAAGCCACAGCCAGAATACCAGTATTTTCCCGATAGTTGGTTGG
It encodes:
- a CDS encoding adenylate/guanylate cyclase domain-containing protein; translation: METSPGRRPAFFRAFTDLCRMLTPDYISKPLSQPTIGKILVFWLWLFITALPFVVLGQDEAVLTLSQESESYNLGPYVYYYEDTDNSVGIEEITSAEFEGSFTRSAQERLNFGYTKSNFWIKFYVDNTAPASERWMLTVKYPVLDSIRLYSPSSTGGWNMLEAGDFYPVDSREFQHRYVVMDLNAKPGITPYYLWVRTEGSYQVPLRIYSLKALYESDVQVELLFGLYYGVMLVMLVYNFFVFLSLGDRNYLFYIIAILGNLMFFSSINGHVYRYLLSDYPMWAGNYIVNISMGVLGFGSALFSRSFLELKKYSRPLYYMHTVIMAASIFIIIATFFMRYHYVGTMAAVVLGVNAIVIFSSSIVSYRRGNSAARFFIMAWTFYLTGATLVILRNFGLLPGNDLVTHGVEIGAALEVILLSFALSDKYRIIKNQKEEAQRLALRLEKQTTADLEHKVKERTREIEKQKFNLEIEKKKSDDLLLNIMPSVVAEELKQHGSIKARLYINVTLLFIDVKNFTKIAEKLEPQALVDEIDYYFSNFDDIVSKYKLEKIKTIGDAYLAVGGMPDENHAGPNDVVMAALELQEFTNAVRGERKLGAEIRAGIHTGPVVAGVVGKSKYQFDIWGDAVNIAARMEQNSSVGRVNISHSTFDHIKSDFNCEYRGKINAKNKGQIDMYFVVGKKEA